The Prunus persica cultivar Lovell chromosome G8, Prunus_persica_NCBIv2, whole genome shotgun sequence genome includes a region encoding these proteins:
- the LOC18767020 gene encoding long chain acyl-CoA synthetase 2 has translation MMGTGGVPMTTIETRLESVPEMGYDALSRVPRGEICLRGKSLFSGYHKRQDLTEEVLIDGWFHTGDIGELQPNGAMTIIDRKKNIFKLSQGEYVAVENIESKYLQCPLITSIWVYGNSFESFLVAVVVPDRKALEDWAAKHHLTDDFKSLCQNLKARKYILDELSSVGQEQQLRGFELLKAVHLEPKPFDMERDLITPTFKLKRPHLLKYYKDRITVQ, from the exons ATGATGGGAACTGGGGGTGTCCCCATGACAACTATTGAAACAAGGCTTGAGTCAGTGCCAGAAATGGGATACGATGCACTTTCCAGAGTGCCACGTGGAGAGATTTGCCTGAGAGGAAAATCCTTGTTTTCTGGTTACCACAAGCGACAAGATCTGACAGAGGAAGTCCTTATTGATGGGTGGTTTCATACTG GTGACATTGGAGAATTGCAGCCTAATGGAGCAATGACAATTATAGATaggaaaaagaatatatttaaaCTGTCTCAAGGTGAATATGTTGCTGTGGAAAACATTGAAAGCAAATACCTGCAATGCCCTCTTATCACATCG ATTTGGGTTTATGGGAACAGCTTTGAGTCGTTTCTTGTTGCTGTGGTAGTCCCTGACAGAAAGGCATTGGAGGATTGGGCAGCAAAGCATCATTTGACCGATGATTTTAAATCATTATGTCAAAACCTGAAGGCAAGAAAGTACATTTTGGATGAGCTCAGTAGTGTTGGTCAGGAGCAGCAA CTTCGAGGTTTTGAGCTGTTAAAAGCAGTTCACTTGGAACCAAAACCCTTTGACATGGAGAGGGATCTTATAACTCCAACATTCAAACTGAAGAGACCACACCTACTTAAATATTACAAG GACCGTATTACTGTACAGTGA